In Rahnella variigena, one DNA window encodes the following:
- a CDS encoding YebY family protein, with the protein MMRKTLLACVLLTLSASSFAAPQLETISRLQYGKDWAFTREEVMLQCRPGNALYVINDSTLAQYPLNDVAKEQVKNHQVQAVPLEKIWLDDPQNPGQKMSLTPFIAKAESLC; encoded by the coding sequence ATCATGAGGAAAACACTGCTAGCCTGCGTGCTGCTTACCTTATCTGCCAGCAGTTTTGCCGCACCGCAACTGGAGACCATCAGCCGCCTGCAATACGGTAAGGACTGGGCCTTCACCCGTGAAGAAGTCATGCTGCAATGCCGTCCTGGCAATGCGCTGTATGTGATTAACGACAGTACGCTGGCGCAATATCCTCTGAATGACGTGGCAAAAGAGCAGGTTAAAAACCATCAGGTTCAGGCGGTGCCCCTGGAGAAAATCTGGCTGGATGACCCGCAGAATCCCGGACAAAAAATGAGTCTGACACCTTTTATCGCCAAAGCTGAATCGCTCTGCTGA